CTGTATTGCCCAGCATGGATGATGTAATGTTGGTGTTGTCTAAGCCATGGTAGCCCTTTCTCAGTGCAATGGAAACATTTGACACAACTTGATTAACTTCTGACAAATATTGTGCATAAAAGATGTAATCCAAGTTCTTGCCAAATCTGCCATCAGCATTGAGAATTCGGGTGTTTAAATATTTGCTTAGTGTAATCCTTTGCTCTCTTGCATCATGAAATGTACCTGTTCCGTTGGGAAACAGAACTGGAAAGCATTTAGCCTCGTTAGAAGTATCGGTAAGCAATCTGACTGGAGTATTTCCCTCAGCTGGTGCTACTGATAAAACACTGTCAAAAtggttgtctagtatttcttgggCAATGTCTACTGGTTGCATGCATGTGTCCAAAAACATCCCATGCTGTTGTCTATCATTAAAATGATCATCGCTAACAAGATCTTCAGACTCTACCTCTGTGCCACTGCCATCTCTTTTGCCAGGATGTTCACACTCTATTTCAGCTCTATTGCTGTCTTCTTCCAAAGTGACGTTGTCGGTTTCAGAGGTAGAGTCTTCAGACTCTTTTTCTAGGGGATTTGTCCATGCACTGTTAAATTGTACATCTTTGTAAAAAGTATTGTGAGATTTAAGGTATGCAATTGCATTATGTACTTTCAGAGCATTGACATACTGATAGTCATAGTGACCCTTGTACGTCAGCTTTCGCTTCAGTTTGACTTTAATCATTAGATTCTGATCATCTAATCTGGGTAGAATGTTACTCACAGTTTCTGTATTAGATGGAACACAAGTCACAGGTCCATGGACACCATTTTGCCCTCCCTTTGGTAAGGCTAAAAGTTTCATAAACGGAATGTGCTGTGCCACTAGATGTTGCTCAAGAGGATTCAACGTACTAAGTTCTACAGGAATAGAATCTAGGTGCATATTGTTTGCAACACTTTCTTCAGGGACTTTTCCATTGAGTATTTTACGATGACAAGTAAAACAGACCCACAATTTACATGCAGGGCTAACCTCTAGATGGCATTTGGAAACTGAAGACTGTCCACACTTGTGTAAATAAGTGTCAGTGATGCATTTTTTTGccacagatgaaatgaatgaaccTCTAATTTCATACTGCTGTGTTTTACATTCAACAACTTGATGTTTAAAAAGTAACCGATGACAAACACAACAGACGAATTGAGGGCCAAATTTAACCTTTTCTCTAAAAAGCTGAATGACATTATCTATGAATTTTTTTCCAGTCATGAGATTTTGTCGTCTACGTTTTCCGTGCTCTTTAACAGAATCGGCATAAGCAGTTACATTTCTATACCGTTCAGAATTAGACTGTTTGATGCGGTTACGGTGGTCAACCTTATTTCTATATCTTTCTACGTTCTGTTTCAATAACTGAAGTTTAGAGTGTTTACTTTTGGCTGCATAAGTGGTTTTGCTGGCAAGtttgagtcttgctctcagttcaggctttttgtagtagttttgtttattagccagtttgagtctagctctcagttcaggtttgtttttatagttttctgtactatcatgtctgagtcttgctctcagttcaggctttttgtagtagttttgtttattagccagtttgagtctagctctcagttcaggtttgtttttatagttttctgtactatcatgtctgagtcttgctctcagttcaggctttttgtagtagttttgtttattagccagtttgagtctagctctcatttcaggtttgtttttgtagttttctttactgacatgtctgagtcttgccctcagttcaggtttgtttttgtagttttctttactgtcatgtctgagtcttgctctcagttcagggTTATTTCTATATGTAATGACACTTAATTGCTTCTTGTGTAATCTGTACTTAGGATCGTCCTTATACAATTTCTGTAACATCATTTTTTTGCTTTCCCTTTTCTCAATGTCTTTATTATACAGAGTTCTCTTTCTCCTGTTCTCTCTGCTCATCTTAGATGGAGATAGTATGTCCTTGtcacctttaaagtgacagtaatTACATGAGATCAGGTTAAAACATGTGTTAGTTTTATCTTTCACACATGCGATTGGCTCATAATGACATTCATTACAGTGTTTCAGATAAATACCCTTGGTGTTGTCTAAAGTACTAGAAGAGCCATATTGTAACCATTTTCCTTGAGTGTAAGTGTAAATATGGGTGTGAAAAAAGTCTGCAGCTGCTTGTATCTCAATTTCTGTAGCCCAGGATCCAACTATCTTTATGCCTGTTTGTGTAACATACTGTTGTACTGATTCAAATTCCTGTCTGATGTAACTTGAATAGAGGTCAGAATTTTGAAGAATTTGATTAACAACAGCCCTGCGAATCCAGCTATGCAACTCTTCATTCCCAGTAATTACAAATGCAAGAGCACGGAAAAAGCAGTTGCCGTCTGGCTGGATGTGTTTAGTGGTACAAGGTAACGGTTCATCTAATGTAATACTTTCCCAAAGACTTTTCACCCTTTCTAAACTTGGAACTATCTGTAGTTGGGTGCAAAAGTTTCTTTTGTCTTTAGAAGTCAGAGGATTGAAAGTAACAGTGCTGTTGATATTTTCTGAAATTATGAAAACAGATGTATCATTTTGTGGCACTTCTTCAATTATTGCTTGATTCAAAGAAGTGTGATGATTTTCAGTTACTGAGTCTACATCAAGGGAAGTGGTGTCATTAACTGCAATATCTTCTATTTCCTGAAGTACTACTTTATCAAAACTATCATCATCAAAACTAGTACATATTGACTCTGCATCATCTTGAAAAGAACTATTTTGCGTATGGATGAGCTCACAACGAGATGGAGATTCAGAAAGAGACTCAGATGTGTCACTGACTGCAACATCTTCAATTTCTTCAACTACTAACTGATCAAATGTATCGTCATCAAAACTATCATCATTTCCACTGATTAACTCTACATCATTTTGGCAAGAAGCAGTTTTACTTTGGATAGGTTTACTCATAGATTGAGCTGTCACCTTAACACCGGTCATTTCAAAAGCTGTGTCCTCTTCATTTGCATTGTCAGCACACAAAGAGTGAGAGAGATTGATTAAATGTGTATAAACTTGGTCTAAAGTATCAAAGTGTGCTACTATGCTTGTGCCATTCAACTGCCAGAGACCATCATGACCACGTGAATGTGGatcaaaaacagaaaactgagattgttctttcaaaactgcacatgtGTTTCTACTAATTGTAAACAGACAGCCGTCATTGTCAAATATAGCTCTCTGTAATGCAACGTCCAAAGGCATGGCAAAATCTGAAACATCTTCATGGTAAATCTGCTGATGAAGATGTCCTGTGAAGGTCTGCATGTATTCCAAAGAGAACTTGTGATGATGGAATGTGTGCTCTGTGGGTAACTCTTGAACAAAAACATAACCACTGCCTTCTGCATCACTGATCATGTTTTGCTCTTTCATGTAAGTGTATAAACTATCACCACTTATCAAGATATTGTTAATGTCTTTTCTTGACCATGTGgaagccattttgacagtgtttgTCATGATGGCTGTAATGCTGTTTGGTGCACACTGTTTAAATCGGTTGCACCCAAAACGCTTATGACCTTGATGAAATGAACCTTTGACAATAGAATGAAAAGTGTTCAAACTTTCCTGATTTGATGAGGAAGATGCAATGGTAACACTTGAAGCTGCAACACCAGGAGCATCATGGACCTTCTCAGGTTGAACACTCGTCTCCTTCTCTTTACATTCCtgtgaaaacaaacataaaaattcaAACATTAGAAGAAAATCTATGAATAAAATGGGCATGTTTTCACTTGGGGAATATGTCAAACCTGTTGCTTTGTAGCATCTCCTAGGTCAACAGGTCCTTGGTCTTGGAGAGCAACTGCgttctgttaaaataaaaaaagttttataATATTTAGGAAATATAAGTATTGGAAAGAATATGTGTAGGATTAAGTACGCTATTTAACATCAATAATCAGACTATGTCATATAGGTCCTACCATTTTGCCTTTTGGTACAGGCGATGTAACACTGTATTTGTCTTCGTTCATCTGGAGATGTAGAACCTCAGCGCAGTCTTTCAAATGCTCCTGGGAGTGACAGCAAACCTGTTGGAAATCAAATCAGGATATTTACAATATATTCTAGTATTATGAAATTTACAATTATTTGTCAAGCACATGATGTGATGTCAAAAACAACAATCATATTAAAATCCAATGTCAGACCTGGTCCTTGGTGACATCTGTGCGTGAAACAGATTTTTGTTCTTGGACAGCAGCTGCATACTGTTAaaatgaaaaggtttatttaaataAGCAAAGAATATAATTATTTGAGTAAAAACTTTAGAATGAGCATCATTCAATGAAAAAAGCTGATAGGTCTCACCGTTTTGTCATTGGGGGCTGGTGATGGCACACTGGCGTCATCAGTTTTCTCTTTCAGTTTTTGAAGGACCACACTGCAGTCCTTCAGGTACTTCTGTAAGTAAATGAAGGGAATCATTGTAATCCAAAGGTTTCAAGTAAAGGCAACAAAACTGATTTGGTTTCTTTGAATGAGAGTTTATTCACCTGATGACGAGACATCAGTGTGCCACGTGAGCCTTTTGGATGAATGTGAGATGTCTGAAAGAAAATGTCATTCAAGGTTTTATGTTAATTTTTCCATTATTGTAGAAATGTGTACCTCTTAAGCAATATTACAACTTTATATTTTAAAAGTATTGTGTGTGTAAATCGTAATTACCTTTAAACTCTCTGCAAGTGTTGGCCATTCATGATCATCAGAGGGCATGATCACTTGCTCCTTTATTGGTGCTGTTGCACTGGCAGGGGGCTTCTGGATCGTTGTTGCCTGTCCCTGAAATAAAAACAGTATACAATGCATGTAATTACTTTGTGCATGTTTTACAGGAGGACTTGACCAACAAATAGGAAAACaatgataaaaaaataacaaacctgcGTGTTGACAACACTTTTCTCTTTTCCAAAGGACACTGGCTTTCCTTCAGGTTGTACCACCTGTCATCAAAATATGAACAGATTGTAAATTCTTAGGTGACAAATATCTAAAATTAATAATGAATTAAAGATTAATATCAAAACATTATAATGAAAAAACATATTTCTTcatatttacctttttttgttgGACATCTGGTGAAAGCACATCTGGACATCCAGTACTGTCATTTTCCAAGACATGCAGCAGATCTTCGTGGAAGTATTTGGGATTAACTTCAAAACAGACTTCGGCCTGAACATTTTGATGTAGACAATATTAGAAAAACTCATATCAATCAACATGACGAACATCAAATAAAATCTCATTTatcaaaaacaatagggttctctgccctttgggcttggaaccctaattaaTTAAAATTAATCATTCACCTCATGAAGAAGAATTCTCTTTGAAGATGATCTCTGCTCCTTTGGACCAGCTGGAGTAGACCTCTGAAAAAATTAATGAAATTTTTACATTACATGATTGTTGAAAATCTAAACAGCCAATTAATGTCTGCAGTTGAAATAAAAACATAGAAAAACAATTTACCTTCTTGCCAGGCAAAACAACTTTCCACTTAGATTGGTCTGCTTGGGGTTGAATGGGCTTTGCGTGTTGAACGACCACTCTAGCAGCAGACTTCTTGGGGGTAACCTGGGCCTTCTGACTTTGGAGGTGCAGGTATGTTTTTTGCCAGAGCAATTGTGCAAAAATGTCCATACCATCACTGTCACTGAgatgaacctatagaaaataacacatttttagcTAAAGCTAATACCTCTTAATCATTAAAAGTCAGTAAGCTTCTCACTTACCCCATCTCTGCCCCACAAATCCAGGCGATGAAAGGGGAAGTTCTCAGCAATTGATGAGTATGGGACATCTGaaagaaatatattttgttaacaattagtttttccagttagaAGCATTTTGTATAGTGCACACTAAAGTTCAACATACCCATTTGTACTGAGACCCTGTGAAACATCATCCTCAGATGGTCCTGCACAACCGTGTCATGGCTCAGTCTTGGAGGGAAATCCAAAACAAAAACCTGTTTTCCAGAAATTTTACATGACATTAAAAATCATTGTAGAAAAAAGCACCAGAATATAAATTTGATTCAGTAATTGCCTTTTAATGGCACATTATTTGTAATTGCATCTATCCTTACATTTGGACAAAGAGTGGAAATGGTGTTCAAAAGACACTTGAAGTCTTTTTCTGCTTCAGAAATAGGACTGTCCAGATTGTTGCTTGGAGCGAGCAGACACACTGCATCTGGATCACGTGGGAGAACTAAATGCCGGACCTCAGTGGTAAGGTGGGCTGCTGTACCACCAGGAACCGACAGGTAGCCAAAGGACAGCTTCCCCTCAGGCACCTTCACATAGCCATCCACAATGGCTCGGAGATGTGAATCTCCAATGACGAAGACAaactagaagaagaaacaattgtTTAATGAAGGACCtatgaagataaaaatcacaaagcactTTAGAAACTAAAGAACACACAGCAATCTGTGTGTCAACCTATAAGCACATAATATAgtttaatattaatataaattATTAGCTAAATGTACCTTCTTTTCTGAAGACTCTGGTGGGATGATGACTTtcagactttttcctgtgttaggCGACAAGGGCCAACGACAAACCCTGTGCCTGAAGCCTGTTCCGTGACCTAATGGTAAGATGaaggaaaaaaaataacacaatatcAATGTAATGTAAATATGTAATTGTAAAGTGTGTCACATTAATTTATCTGAAATTTCTCAGTGTGCATACACCATGTCAATTTCAAAATATGCAACAAAGGTTTTcaaaaaaagcatttgatgttTTGGAAAATAACTAAATATGTAACTTACGTGGAGTAAAAGTCGTACAGCTTGGCAGAATCTCGAATAGCTCTTCCATAGGCTTCGGCATAAACTGTCTGTTCTTCAAGGCCTGAGCTCTACGGTACCCTTTGCCACGAGGCATCTAcaacaaggaaaaaaaataccataaatttagTACTATGCATGATCACTAAACAAATACATTACACACTAATGTAATATCATGTATTTATTCTATTAAATAGGTTATATAGAAACCTGAGGGAATGTATATCTTCTATTTAATAGACAGATTACCTATTAAGCAACAAAGACCTGTCTTGTTATTGGTCATTAGTATTTCTTTTTGTCTATTTATATTTGAAGTTGTTTAAATGAAGAcaactgaacttctttggttttctgaagaagtttgcttctcatctgaggagctttgtcaattctaactgtaaAAAGGGCGAgtgaaagttctcagtcatccaggtcatgatactccaaagggttcaaatgaaggcaactggacttctttggtttcttgaagatgtttctcttctcatccaa
This Nothobranchius furzeri strain GRZ-AD chromosome 16, NfurGRZ-RIMD1, whole genome shotgun sequence DNA region includes the following protein-coding sequences:
- the LOC139063467 gene encoding uncharacterized protein, which translates into the protein MPRGKGYRRAQALKNRQFMPKPMEELFEILPSCTTFTPRHGTGFRHRVCRWPLSPNTGKSLKVIIPPESSEKKFVFVIGDSHLRAIVDGYVKVPEGKLSFGYLSVPGGTAAHLTTEVRHLVLPRDPDAVCLLAPSNNLDSPISEAEKDFKCLLNTISTLCPNVFVLDFPPRLSHDTVVQDHLRMMFHRVSVQMDVPYSSIAENFPFHRLDLWGRDGVHLSDSDGMDIFAQLLWQKTYLHLQSQKAQVTPKKSAARVVVQHAKPIQPQADQSKWKVVLPGKKRSTPAGPKEQRSSSKRILLHEAEVCFEVNPKYFHEDLLHVLENDSTGCPDVLSPDVQQKKVVQPEGKPVSFGKEKSVVNTQGQATTIQKPPASATAPIKEQVIMPSDDHEWPTLAESLKTSHIHPKGSRGTLMSRHQKYLKDCSVVLQKLKEKTDDASVPSPAPNDKTYAAAVQEQKSVSRTDVTKDQVCCHSQEHLKDCAEVLHLQMNEDKYSVTSPVPKGKMNAVALQDQGPVDLGDATKQQECKEKETSVQPEKVHDAPGVAASSVTIASSSSNQESLNTFHSIVKGSFHQGHKRFGCNRFKQCAPNSITAIMTNTVKMASTWSRKDINNILISGDSLYTYMKEQNMISDAEGSGYVFVQELPTEHTFHHHKFSLEYMQTFTGHLHQQIYHEDVSDFAMPLDVALQRAIFDNDGCLFTISRNTCAVLKEQSQFSVFDPHSRGHDGLWQLNGTSIVAHFDTLDQVYTHLINLSHSLCADNANEEDTAFEMTGVKVTAQSMSKPIQSKTASCQNDVELISGNDDSFDDDTFDQLVVEEIEDVAVSDTSESLSESPSRCELIHTQNSSFQDDAESICTSFDDDSFDKVVLQEIEDIAVNDTTSLDVDSVTENHHTSLNQAIIEEVPQNDTSVFIISENINSTVTFNPLTSKDKRNFCTQLQIVPSLERVKSLWESITLDEPLPCTTKHIQPDGNCFFRALAFVITGNEELHSWIRRAVVNQILQNSDLYSSYIRQEFESVQQYVTQTGIKIVGSWATEIEIQAAADFFHTHIYTYTQGKWLQYGSSSTLDNTKGIYLKHCNECHYEPIACVKDKTNTCFNLISCNYCHFKGDKDILSPSKMSRENRRKRTLYNKDIEKRESKKMMLQKLYKDDPKYRLHKKQLSVITYRNNPELRARLRHDSKENYKNKPELRARLRHVSKENYKNKPEMRARLKLANKQNYYKKPELRARLRHDSTENYKNKPELRARLKLANKQNYYKKPELRARLRHDSTENYKNKPELRARLKLANKQNYYKKPELRARLKLASKTTYAAKSKHSKLQLLKQNVERYRNKVDHRNRIKQSNSERYRNVTAYADSVKEHGKRRRQNLMTGKKFIDNVIQLFREKVKFGPQFVCCVCHRLLFKHQVVECKTQQYEIRGSFISSVAKKCITDTYLHKCGQSSVSKCHLEVSPACKLWVCFTCHRKILNGKVPEESVANNMHLDSIPVELSTLNPLEQHLVAQHIPFMKLLALPKGGQNGVHGPVTCVPSNTETVSNILPRLDDQNLMIKVKLKRKLTYKGHYDYQYVNALKVHNAIAYLKSHNTFYKDVQFNSAWTNPLEKESEDSTSETDNVTLEEDSNRAEIECEHPGKRDGSGTEVESEDLVSDDHFNDRQQHGMFLDTCMQPVDIAQEILDNHFDSVLSVAPAEGNTPVRLLTDTSNEAKCFPVLFPNGTGTFHDAREQRITLSKYLNTRILNADGRFGKNLDYIFYAQYLSEVNQVVSNVSIALRKGYHGLDNTNITSSMLGNTDFLKNVLNADMGYKFLKPIRGTPVFWQGVQKDLFAYVRQLGIPTWFASFSSADLRWPEFMEAFMAIENIQGNIHDMDWAQKCDLLKNNPVTAARMFDYRFRSFLKDVIMSPAQPIGKIIDYFYRVEFQQRGSCHTHCLFWTDGPKIGVNTDAEVIAFVDKYVTCDLPPDSDPLHEVVHSVQMHSKKHSKSCRKNHTTCRFHFPRPPSNNTFICKQEPDVDNKETPSDKSSSDLKKAAKHIMTKVKEALTSENNTFSSIDDLFNSIGIDQTTFETAYKLTSTKTTVVHKRNINDIWVNQYNTDLLRCWNANMDIQFVCDAYACIVYIISYISKAEREMGLLLKHAQNEIKHNENLDAKQALNKLGNVFLHNREVSAQESVYRLTNMRLKEGSRKVTFVPTGDNIVRMSLPLNVIQNSANGNQIWMTNITDRYKSRPKSSEFMDMCIATFASEYRNVPNSEKSRPEVVSLLNNNGCVRKRTRTNVAVVRYARFSKEQDPEKHYQSQLQLFLPYYTENQLKPSQFTTFQEFYETGSITNSSKNIQSVKDVVEFNRSKFEIKAEDLQNIQEDIEHFGFQEDVWAELCPEAELDRLECLEDRSLDNNPNPGEQEVIPDLEPITKPALSFHIQKLIVSHKEAQSLMRSLNQQQSNVFYKIRQWCLDKVNGHNPSPFYVFISGGAGTGKSHLVKAVSYETTRILSRLSNYPDDIHVLLTAPTGVAALNINATTIHNSFAIGNNISLPYQPLREEKINTLRATLKHLQILIIDEISMVDNKLLTYIHGRLRQIKQCSDFSSFGNVSVIAVGDFYQLPPVKGTPLYKDPIGSNLWQNSFSHVELTDIVRQKNKDFAVTLNRLRKHKKDQPLHPQDEALLKRCETGMGEDTEILHLFATNSDVDNHNFNMLHKQCTDIVQIKAQDFHKNPQTGRTTRIPSTLDFGKKTYLDKLLSIAPKARVMLIKNIDVSDGLVNGVFGTVCRIQFLSNNSFPHIIYVNFDNPSIGQQLRHKFPTSDTELTNATPISPDEDKLEKGVRRQFPLRLAWSCTIHKVQGLTLQKAVVSFKRIFSAGQAYVALSRVTSLEHLTIQDFKAKAIYARSDVEENLKLMPNFIDTPVSMPNCTFKVCLHNVQGLKNHIQDVKSNQKLLTADIICLTETWLKETHPSESISLPGWTFHHKTRSDSYDETGLFSTFRSKNGGGVGFYHKNSIMCKSMAFNCNNLEALLFSTQTLNHHYMLLYKPPSYNLQKFKDNLQPVLHYFNEFPGTKIVMGDMNDDALVSNSFVSFMKLQGYTQIVTSPTTENNTLIDHVYIKDIDPKTIHVEVIPTYYSYHECIQISFLTGTDTDIQLQELGTDRQGLQDK